From the Deinococcus radiophilus genome, one window contains:
- a CDS encoding TetR family transcriptional regulator — MARRVDPIQDRQRRTALAKAAYQAIYERGYHAVTLADIAAEAGVSRGTLMYHFGSKAGLLTAAMQRFTRTMTAATRRALRQAATPEAKLGAYVENQFYGVENTRRFYTVWLDFQSAASHDTALRNVQHEFLRQTHALDLELARLSGAAGADTRARQLRALVEGLSLRFVADSEPDLDAYRRECESGARALLGLRTGET, encoded by the coding sequence ATGGCCCGCCGCGTAGACCCCATTCAGGACCGGCAGCGCCGCACCGCGCTGGCCAAAGCGGCCTATCAGGCCATTTATGAGCGCGGCTATCACGCGGTCACCCTGGCCGACATCGCCGCCGAAGCCGGGGTCAGCCGTGGCACGCTGATGTATCATTTCGGCTCCAAAGCGGGGCTACTGACGGCAGCCATGCAGCGCTTTACCCGCACCATGACTGCGGCCACCCGCCGGGCACTGCGCCAGGCGGCTACCCCTGAAGCCAAGCTCGGCGCCTACGTGGAGAACCAGTTTTATGGCGTAGAAAACACCCGGCGCTTCTATACCGTCTGGTTGGACTTTCAGAGCGCTGCATCCCATGACACCGCGCTGCGGAATGTGCAGCACGAATTTTTACGCCAGACCCACGCTCTGGACCTGGAATTGGCCCGGCTGAGCGGCGCGGCTGGGGCTGATACCCGCGCCCGACAACTCCGCGCCCTGGTTGAAGGCCTCAGCCTGCGCTTCGTGGCGGACAGCGAACCGGACCTGGACGCCTACCGCCGGGAATGCGAAAGCGGGGCGCGGGCGCTGCTGGGGCTGAGGACTGGGGAGACTTAG
- a CDS encoding FtsK/SpoIIIE family DNA translocase, translated as MLLCVSKASRAAERKPKTKGQRAPPPSRSPLDSEAAGLLLMAVGLFLALTLVLPLIESLGGERLGGVQPESGLNLTGAVRSGLLRWLGYGAYLLALIPLGYGVLIFMGRSVRRFSRRVLGGTLVVFALALLAAPFWPLAAGELAVAAMRPITAVIGLAALLLPLALLLLGLDLLRQQAPLSHFKKVGRGFSHMAVSGADRLGDAVQERREGREVARARGSLRGELRRHLGQLEGLERVCPDRPELKLQLDEVRGVLKEVRRLPEQDVEHYRSELEEWDRQLGTMTLEELEALRGRIGQEAGSADTVAEQIEEKAAAIRRGRHELGAELHSTQASAALEVVRSGLVGELTRLSQRAGRLDRARQAADTGLTKAAKGGKQASTQPARLKVLTREAKAHASRRESWQNLAAGWADWQELEPLYSGWPDLAAAYDRSPSEEAATALAAALAAQPLDTLGQRDDWAQALRDGTFPAPAGGVPPVTASPAAQTVAAPQRVAVSQLTHTSASAELDPALSFDFAEEELHAEPVRATPPRQVVSASASAVELDHGEDSLEDDWQPPAPPAQPVQRTAETPPWEGSRVGAVRMTVSAHAAPEPARPPAETKPKQGALELALPGTDLLDPVPEAAHNTAALDVSARQRAALIDETLSQFNLSARVVDYARGPTVTRYEIEPAPGEKISRIASLSNDLARALAVAGVRIEAPVPGKSVIGLEVPNAEREPVTFHQAVASSAYRRTKASLPIILGKSIDGELMVGDLAKMPHLLIAGSTGSGKSVCVNTLINSLLYRFYPQELRFLMIDPKMVELTPYDGIPHLVRGVVTNPVDAAGALLGAVAHMERRYKMMSQVGAKNLAQFNAKMRQVGEPELPHLIIIIDELADLMITSPKEVEAAIMRLAQMARATGMHLVLATQRPSVDILTSLIKVNVPARVAFAVSSGHDSRTILDALGAERLTGMGDMLFYQPGLIKPVRLQGPFISEEESVRVTSLLQRMIFDDGFVEAYGSDFDGAVMAEGPSADAGNMDFSDPYLRQAAQIVVEEGQGSVSRLQRRLSVGHARAGKLMDMLEAMGIVSKHQGSKPRDVLITEADLPEYFGR; from the coding sequence ATGCTGCTCTGCGTGTCCAAGGCCAGCCGCGCCGCCGAGCGCAAGCCCAAAACCAAGGGGCAGAGGGCCCCGCCGCCTTCCCGCTCTCCGCTAGACAGCGAAGCGGCGGGCCTGCTGCTGATGGCGGTGGGCCTCTTTCTGGCGCTCACCCTGGTGCTGCCGCTGATCGAAAGCCTGGGCGGCGAGCGGCTCGGCGGTGTGCAGCCTGAAAGTGGACTGAACCTGACCGGAGCGGTGCGGAGCGGGCTCCTGCGCTGGCTGGGCTACGGGGCTTATTTGCTGGCGTTGATCCCGCTGGGGTACGGCGTGCTGATCTTTATGGGCCGCAGCGTGCGCCGTTTCAGCCGCCGTGTGCTGGGCGGCACACTGGTGGTCTTCGCGTTGGCACTGCTGGCTGCGCCCTTCTGGCCCTTGGCGGCGGGTGAGTTGGCGGTGGCGGCCATGCGTCCGATCACCGCTGTGATCGGGCTGGCCGCGCTGCTGCTCCCGCTGGCCCTGCTGCTGCTGGGGCTGGACCTGCTCCGCCAGCAAGCCCCCCTGAGCCATTTTAAGAAGGTGGGCCGGGGGTTCAGCCATATGGCCGTGTCAGGTGCTGACCGCCTGGGTGACGCTGTTCAGGAACGCCGTGAAGGCCGCGAGGTGGCCCGCGCCCGCGGTTCACTGCGCGGAGAATTGCGCCGTCATCTGGGGCAGTTGGAAGGATTGGAGCGGGTCTGCCCGGACCGCCCCGAGCTGAAATTGCAGCTGGACGAGGTGCGCGGCGTACTGAAAGAAGTCCGGCGCTTGCCCGAACAGGATGTAGAACACTACCGCAGTGAGCTGGAGGAATGGGACCGCCAGCTGGGGACCATGACCTTAGAAGAACTGGAAGCCCTGCGTGGCCGTATCGGGCAGGAGGCGGGGTCAGCAGACACGGTGGCTGAGCAGATAGAAGAAAAAGCCGCTGCCATCCGCCGGGGCCGCCATGAGCTGGGCGCAGAACTGCACTCTACGCAGGCCAGTGCTGCGCTGGAGGTGGTCCGCAGCGGTCTGGTGGGTGAGTTGACCCGGCTCTCGCAGCGGGCTGGCCGCCTGGACCGTGCACGGCAAGCGGCCGATACTGGACTGACCAAAGCGGCCAAAGGTGGCAAGCAGGCCTCCACGCAGCCGGCCCGGCTCAAGGTGCTGACCCGTGAAGCCAAAGCTCACGCCAGCCGCCGCGAAAGCTGGCAGAACCTGGCCGCAGGCTGGGCCGACTGGCAGGAGTTGGAGCCGCTGTATAGCGGCTGGCCGGATCTGGCCGCGGCCTACGACCGCTCGCCCAGTGAAGAGGCCGCGACCGCCCTGGCCGCCGCTCTGGCTGCCCAGCCGCTGGATACCCTGGGCCAGCGGGACGACTGGGCACAGGCCCTGCGCGATGGCACCTTTCCTGCCCCGGCGGGTGGAGTGCCGCCAGTGACGGCGTCCCCGGCGGCTCAGACTGTCGCTGCACCCCAGCGGGTCGCGGTCAGCCAATTGACCCATACCAGCGCCAGCGCTGAGCTGGACCCCGCGCTCAGCTTCGACTTTGCCGAGGAGGAGTTGCACGCTGAGCCAGTACGGGCAACTCCTCCTCGGCAGGTGGTGTCAGCCTCAGCATCCGCTGTCGAGCTTGATCACGGAGAAGACAGCCTAGAGGACGACTGGCAGCCCCCAGCCCCGCCAGCGCAACCTGTCCAGCGCACAGCGGAGACACCCCCCTGGGAAGGGTCTAGGGTCGGCGCGGTGCGCATGACCGTCAGTGCCCATGCTGCTCCTGAACCCGCTCGTCCCCCTGCTGAAACCAAGCCCAAACAGGGCGCCCTGGAACTGGCGCTGCCTGGTACGGACCTGCTGGACCCTGTCCCTGAAGCGGCGCACAATACGGCGGCGCTGGACGTGTCGGCGCGGCAACGGGCGGCATTGATTGATGAAACGCTCTCGCAGTTCAATCTCTCGGCGCGGGTGGTGGACTATGCCCGCGGCCCCACCGTGACCCGCTACGAAATAGAACCGGCCCCCGGCGAGAAGATCAGCCGCATCGCCAGCCTGAGCAACGACCTGGCCCGCGCTCTGGCGGTGGCAGGGGTCCGGATTGAGGCGCCGGTGCCGGGCAAGAGTGTGATCGGTCTGGAAGTCCCCAACGCCGAGCGCGAGCCCGTCACCTTTCATCAGGCCGTCGCCAGTTCGGCCTACCGCCGTACCAAGGCCAGCCTGCCGATTATCCTGGGCAAAAGCATTGACGGTGAGCTGATGGTGGGCGACCTCGCCAAGATGCCGCACCTGCTGATTGCGGGCAGCACCGGCTCCGGCAAGTCGGTTTGTGTCAACACGCTGATCAATTCGCTGCTGTACCGCTTTTATCCGCAGGAGCTGCGCTTCTTGATGATTGATCCCAAGATGGTGGAGCTGACGCCTTACGACGGCATTCCCCACCTGGTACGCGGCGTGGTGACCAACCCGGTGGACGCCGCCGGGGCACTGCTCGGCGCAGTGGCCCACATGGAGCGCCGCTACAAGATGATGAGTCAGGTGGGGGCCAAGAATTTGGCGCAGTTCAATGCCAAGATGCGCCAGGTGGGCGAGCCGGAGTTGCCACACCTGATCATCATCATCGACGAGCTGGCCGACCTGATGATCACCAGCCCCAAAGAGGTGGAAGCGGCGATCATGCGCCTGGCCCAGATGGCGCGTGCTACCGGGATGCACCTGGTGCTGGCGACCCAGCGGCCCAGCGTGGACATCCTGACCTCACTGATCAAGGTCAACGTGCCGGCCCGCGTGGCCTTTGCGGTCAGCTCCGGGCACGACTCGCGCACCATCTTGGACGCGCTGGGCGCCGAGCGCCTTACCGGGATGGGCGACATGCTGTTTTATCAGCCGGGCCTGATCAAGCCCGTGCGCCTCCAGGGACCGTTTATCAGTGAGGAAGAGTCGGTGCGGGTAACCAGCCTGTTGCAGCGGATGATCTTTGATGATGGGTTTGTGGAAGCTTACGGCTCCGACTTTGATGGTGCAGTGATGGCGGAGGGGCCCAGTGCCGATGCCGGCAACATGGATTTCAGCGATCCGTACCTGCGCCAAGCTGCCCAGATCGTCGTGGAGGAGGGGCAGGGGAGCGTGTCGCGCCTGCAACGCCGCCTCAGCGTGGGTCACGCCCGCGCCGGCAAGCTGATGGACATGCTTGAGGCGATGGGGATCGTCAGCAAGCACCAAGGCAGCAAACCGCGCGACGTGCTGATTACTGAAGCGGACCTGCCGGAATACTTTGGGCGGTAA
- a CDS encoding Mov34/MPN/PAD-1 family protein, whose product MPSAPPRLHLPDPLRRQLWGHAQAQAPEECVGVLAGWEVEGGWQADAYAPLPNVAPRPQVQYQADPAALIRVLRGFREQELELVGIFHSHPRGPSIPSPADIAAAGYDVPYLIADLSAASLRAFLLPHIQEIRLTSSLNE is encoded by the coding sequence ATGCCTTCTGCCCCTCCCAGGCTACATCTGCCCGACCCCTTACGGCGGCAGCTGTGGGGTCATGCTCAAGCACAGGCCCCAGAGGAGTGCGTGGGCGTGCTGGCTGGCTGGGAGGTCGAAGGCGGCTGGCAAGCCGACGCCTACGCCCCACTGCCCAATGTCGCCCCACGCCCTCAGGTGCAGTATCAGGCGGACCCAGCGGCGCTGATCCGGGTGCTGCGTGGCTTCCGGGAGCAGGAGTTGGAGTTGGTCGGTATCTTTCACAGTCACCCACGCGGCCCCTCAATACCCAGCCCAGCCGATATTGCCGCAGCAGGTTACGACGTACCCTACCTGATCGCGGACCTGAGTGCGGCCAGCCTACGGGCTTTCCTGCTGCCCCATATTCAAGAAATCAGACTGACCTCCAGCCTCAATGAGTGA
- a CDS encoding cation diffusion facilitator family transporter: MSEPVTLEPVTAASAPLQHLVKLGRISVLVALTVLGLKYAAYLLTGSLALYSDALESIINVAAALAALIALNVAARPADDNHPFGHSKAEYFSAVLEGVLIVLAALAILWEAGPQLLAPGPLQLPPLGLALSVAASVINGVWATRLIGVGRSARSPALAADGRHLMSDVVSSVGVLIGVVLATLTGWHVLDPLLACLVALNILWSGWHLMRESVGGLMDAGADAQTQTRIRELLAQHGEGALEAHDVLTRTAGQVTFIEFHLVVPGDMTVSQAHGICDRLEEVLEAEVPGARVTIHVEPQEKAKHSGIVVL, from the coding sequence ATGAGTGAACCTGTTACCCTGGAACCTGTGACGGCGGCCTCCGCACCCCTCCAACATCTGGTCAAGCTGGGCCGAATCAGCGTGCTGGTCGCGCTGACCGTGCTGGGCCTCAAGTACGCTGCCTACTTGCTGACTGGCAGCCTGGCGCTGTATTCGGACGCGCTGGAAAGCATCATCAACGTGGCCGCCGCCCTCGCTGCGCTGATCGCCCTGAACGTCGCGGCCCGTCCCGCCGACGACAACCACCCCTTCGGCCACAGCAAGGCCGAGTATTTCAGCGCCGTGCTGGAGGGCGTGCTGATCGTGTTGGCGGCCCTAGCAATCCTGTGGGAAGCGGGACCACAGCTGCTGGCCCCAGGCCCGCTGCAGTTGCCGCCGCTGGGATTGGCGCTCAGCGTCGCGGCATCGGTCATCAACGGCGTCTGGGCCACCCGGCTGATCGGGGTGGGCCGCAGCGCCCGCTCGCCCGCCCTGGCCGCCGACGGACGCCACCTGATGAGCGATGTGGTGTCCTCGGTGGGCGTGCTGATCGGCGTGGTGCTGGCCACCCTGACCGGCTGGCATGTGCTGGACCCACTGCTGGCCTGCCTCGTGGCGCTGAACATTCTCTGGAGTGGCTGGCACCTGATGCGCGAATCGGTGGGCGGCCTGATGGACGCGGGGGCAGATGCTCAGACCCAGACCCGCATCCGCGAACTGCTGGCGCAGCATGGGGAGGGCGCCCTGGAAGCCCACGACGTGCTGACCCGCACCGCCGGGCAGGTCACGTTTATCGAGTTCCATCTGGTTGTGCCGGGGGACATGACCGTCTCGCAGGCACACGGCATCTGTGACCGCCTGGAAGAGGTTTTGGAAGCCGAAGTCCCCGGTGCCCGCGTCACCATTCATGTGGAGCCGCAGGAAAAGGCCAAACACAGCGGCATTGTCGTTTTGTAA
- a CDS encoding VOC family protein gives MTLITGLDHVQIEAPADCESAARQFFGELLGLPELQKPALLAVRGRAWFGLPDGRQLHIGVTPDFQPRQKGHPALRCTDLGRVMTQLEGHGVPYRTDDDAGVPRLYLRDPWGNRLEIVEGQHAAPPVRRERP, from the coding sequence ATGACTTTGATCACCGGACTGGATCACGTGCAAATTGAAGCCCCCGCAGACTGCGAATCCGCTGCCAGGCAATTTTTCGGTGAGCTGCTGGGCCTCCCCGAATTGCAAAAACCTGCGCTCCTGGCCGTGCGCGGTAGGGCCTGGTTCGGCCTGCCGGATGGCCGCCAGCTGCATATCGGCGTGACACCGGACTTCCAGCCACGTCAGAAGGGGCATCCGGCCCTGCGCTGCACCGACCTGGGCCGGGTCATGACCCAGCTTGAGGGGCACGGCGTCCCTTACCGGACCGACGATGATGCTGGCGTGCCCCGCCTCTATCTGCGCGATCCCTGGGGCAACCGCCTGGAAATCGTGGAAGGACAGCATGCCGCTCCCCCGGTCAGGAGAGAGCGCCCTTAG
- the rpmI gene encoding 50S ribosomal protein L35, with amino-acid sequence MPKMKTKKSAARRIKITATGKVMAFKSGKRHQNTGKSGDSISKKGKGFVLAKSEWARMKAMKPYAGGK; translated from the coding sequence ATGCCCAAGATGAAGACCAAAAAGAGTGCTGCGCGCCGGATCAAGATCACGGCGACTGGCAAAGTCATGGCGTTCAAGAGTGGTAAGCGCCACCAGAACACCGGCAAGAGCGGCGACTCGATCAGCAAAAAAGGCAAGGGCTTTGTCCTGGCCAAGAGCGAGTGGGCCCGCATGAAGGCGATGAAGCCTTACGCAGGAGGTAAATAA
- the rplT gene encoding 50S ribosomal protein L20, translated as MPRAKTGIIRRRRHKKVLKRAKGFWGSRSKQYRNAFQTLLNAATYEYRDRRNKKRDFRRLWIQRINAGARLHGMTYSTFMNGLKVAGVDLNRKVLADIAAREPETFKALVDTAKQARDGKNAA; from the coding sequence ATGCCCCGCGCCAAGACTGGTATTATTCGCCGCCGCCGTCACAAAAAGGTGCTCAAGCGCGCCAAGGGCTTCTGGGGTTCACGCTCCAAGCAGTACCGCAACGCCTTCCAGACCCTGCTGAACGCTGCGACCTACGAGTACCGCGACCGCCGCAACAAGAAGCGTGACTTCCGCCGCCTGTGGATTCAGCGTATCAACGCCGGTGCTCGCCTGCACGGCATGACCTACTCCACCTTCATGAACGGCCTCAAGGTGGCTGGCGTGGACCTGAACCGTAAGGTTCTGGCCGACATCGCTGCCCGCGAGCCTGAAACCTTCAAGGCCCTGGTGGACACCGCCAAGCAGGCCCGCGACGGCAAGAACGCTGCCTAA
- the ppgK gene encoding polyphosphate--glucose phosphotransferase, whose amino-acid sequence MSVVLGVDIGGSGIKAAPVNLDTGELLAERMRIPTPPGAEPDAVLGVLGQLVRHFDHQGSIGVTFPGIVQQGRTLSAANVSKAWVGMDADAFLTRGLGIDFDVHLLNDADAAGLAEARFGAAQGVEGVVLVVTLGTGIGSALLHGGVLVPNTELGHLYLSSRNGKARHAESWASARIREEKELSYEEWGGRVSRYLQHLELLFSPTLFVLGGGISKKADKWLQYIQLQRSEVVPAALKNEAGIVGAAMYAAQHSPTLGEDGR is encoded by the coding sequence ATGAGCGTGGTACTTGGCGTAGACATCGGCGGTAGTGGCATCAAAGCAGCTCCTGTGAATCTGGACACCGGGGAACTGCTGGCCGAACGGATGCGAATTCCGACCCCCCCAGGTGCCGAACCGGACGCTGTACTGGGCGTACTCGGCCAGTTGGTCCGCCACTTTGACCATCAGGGGTCTATCGGCGTGACCTTCCCGGGCATCGTGCAGCAGGGCCGCACCCTTAGCGCCGCCAATGTGAGTAAGGCCTGGGTGGGCATGGACGCCGACGCCTTTTTGACACGCGGCCTGGGCATCGACTTTGATGTCCATCTGCTCAACGATGCCGACGCCGCTGGCCTGGCCGAAGCCCGCTTTGGGGCGGCCCAAGGCGTAGAGGGCGTAGTATTGGTGGTCACGCTGGGCACTGGCATCGGCTCGGCACTGCTGCACGGCGGCGTGCTGGTTCCCAACACCGAACTGGGCCACCTTTACCTGAGCAGCCGCAACGGCAAGGCCCGTCATGCCGAAAGCTGGGCCTCGGCGCGAATACGCGAGGAAAAAGAACTGAGCTACGAGGAGTGGGGCGGACGGGTCAGCCGCTACCTCCAGCATCTGGAACTGCTGTTCAGCCCAACCCTGTTCGTCCTGGGTGGTGGCATCTCCAAAAAGGCCGACAAGTGGCTGCAGTACATTCAGCTACAGCGCTCCGAAGTGGTCCCAGCGGCCCTCAAGAACGAAGCCGGGATCGTGGGAGCTGCCATGTACGCTGCTCAGCACTCCCCGACCTTGGGTGAAGACGGGCGCTGA
- a CDS encoding amidohydrolase family protein: MTSSSPADLSADHSPVLYTADFLFTGMGGAQSPGGVVVSRGTVAATGHPDLLRQNYPQAQEIAVGGVIAPPPVNAHTHLDMSAYGFQALPYFRWIPEVVVAQKELRGVTAAQIGADTLAALRQPVGDIVWDPAVLEALLPREDLSGVLYLEVLGPKPEQAQERFGRLREEIDRYRRLERPSGLRLGVSPHATYTVSAPLLRLVSDYAAGEGLPMQIHVAEHPSELELFATGAGPLWEHRIPGLSPENFAEVIGRVPEPDLTPVRYLDELGVLHRRPTLVHMVNVTDEDIVRVAQAGCAVVTCPRSNQHLECGRFRWSDFAAAGIEIALGTDSVASGETLDARDELAFAQALYPQMDPRLLLRAAVKGGARVLGLKVPTIRRGEPWRKEYLWSGPA; the protein is encoded by the coding sequence ATGACCTCCTCTTCCCCAGCTGACCTTTCCGCCGATCACTCCCCAGTCCTTTACACCGCCGACTTCCTCTTTACGGGCATGGGTGGTGCACAGTCGCCGGGTGGAGTGGTGGTGTCGCGCGGCACAGTGGCGGCCACCGGCCATCCCGACTTGCTCCGTCAGAATTATCCGCAGGCGCAGGAGATCGCGGTGGGCGGTGTGATTGCCCCGCCTCCGGTCAATGCCCACACCCATCTGGACATGAGTGCTTACGGCTTTCAGGCGCTGCCCTATTTCCGCTGGATTCCTGAAGTGGTGGTGGCGCAAAAGGAACTCCGTGGGGTCACCGCAGCCCAGATCGGAGCCGACACGCTGGCGGCGCTGCGACAACCGGTGGGCGACATCGTGTGGGATCCGGCGGTCCTGGAAGCCCTGCTGCCCCGCGAGGACCTCAGCGGCGTGCTGTATCTGGAAGTCTTGGGGCCAAAGCCGGAGCAGGCCCAGGAGCGCTTTGGCCGCCTCCGTGAGGAGATTGACCGATACCGCCGTCTGGAGCGTCCCAGCGGGCTGCGGCTGGGCGTGTCGCCGCACGCCACCTACACGGTCAGCGCACCGCTTCTGCGGCTGGTCAGTGACTACGCGGCGGGCGAGGGCCTGCCCATGCAGATCCACGTGGCCGAGCATCCCAGTGAACTGGAACTGTTCGCCACGGGCGCAGGACCACTCTGGGAACACCGCATTCCCGGCCTCTCCCCCGAGAATTTTGCCGAGGTGATCGGCCGTGTCCCTGAACCGGACCTGACTCCGGTTCGCTACCTGGACGAACTGGGTGTATTGCACCGCCGCCCCACGCTGGTCCACATGGTGAATGTCACAGACGAAGACATCGTGCGGGTGGCGCAGGCAGGTTGTGCGGTGGTGACCTGCCCGCGCTCCAACCAGCACTTGGAATGTGGGCGCTTTCGCTGGAGCGACTTTGCAGCGGCAGGCATAGAAATCGCGCTGGGGACCGATTCGGTGGCGAGCGGCGAGACGCTGGACGCACGCGACGAACTGGCCTTCGCCCAGGCGCTGTATCCGCAGATGGACCCACGCCTCTTGCTGCGGGCTGCCGTGAAGGGTGGAGCGCGGGTGCTGGGCCTCAAAGTGCCGACCATTCGCCGGG